GCGCTGAAAAATAAACTCTTTTCCCAGCCGTTCCTGCACTTCCTCCATTACCCCGTGGGTATGCCAATCCCGATAATGATAAGGGTTGCCCAGCAATTCTCCGGTTTCTCCGATCAGTCCAAAATCGACCGCCCAGGAATCAATTGCCAGGCTGGACGGATTCACCCCCATATGCTTGGCTTTGAGCAATCCTTGCTGAACCTCATGATACAGACGCAGCATATCCCAGTGCAGGCGTTCGCCAACCTTGACCGGATCATTCGAAAAGCGATGGATTTCCTCCACCTCTATACGTGAGCCTGTCAATCGTCCGAGCAGGACCCTGCCGCTGCTTGCCCCCAAATCATAAGCGAGGATGCTCACCAGCTTGCACCACCCTTGCCTCTTTGCAAAATCTGCTTGCCATAATCAGACGCCAGATAGGCTTTCATCGGATCAGCAGGCAAGCCTTGCTCTTCACGTATCGCTTTGAGCAGCGGTGCCACATCAAACTCAAACGCCTGGCGCACAGCATCCTCCGCACCCAGCACATCCTGGCGGTTTGCCGCCGCTTCCACCTCTGCATGATTAATCAGCAAGGCCTTCGCATATTGAGTCTGCACATTCAGCACCGAGCGAATCATGGCCGGAATTTTGGGCTCGATATTGTGCGACTGGTCGATCATATAAGCAATTTTATCCACGGTATGGCGAATATCTGCATCCACATCCTGAGCTGCGTTCAAAATCTGATAAAAAATTAAAAACAGCTCATACGGATTGGCGGAGCCCACGATCAGATCATCATCCGCATATTTATAGCTGTTAAAATGGAAACCGCCCAGCCGCTTCTCATCCATTAAAAACGCAACAATATGCTCCACATTGGCCCCTGGCAGGTGATGCCCTGTGTCCACGAGCACCTGTGCCTGCGGCCCCAGCTTGGTCGCGTAATGGTACGCCATGCCCCAATCGGCAATATCCGTATGGTAAAAGGCCGGCTCGAACGCCTTGTATTCAATCAGCATGCGCATATCAGGCGTGAGCGCCTTATACATTTCGCCGAGTGCCTCCAGCATCCAGTTTTTCCGTTTGCGAATGTCCCCCTGACCGGGATAATTCGTTCCATCTGCGAACCATAGACTAAGATCAGTAGAGCCCGTCTCCTTCGCAATATCCACACATTCCAGCAAATGGTTGGTGGCCTTGCGACGGATGGCCGGGTCTACATTGGTAACGCTGCCTAGCATGTAATCCTCATCTTGAAACAGATTGGGATTCACGGCCCCAATCCGCAGACCGAGATTTTCGGCATGACTGCGGAACTTGCCATAATGGTCCACCTTATCCCACGGGATATGAATGGCGACCGATGGACATAAGCCCGTCACGGCGTGGACCTGCGCGGCATCCTCCAGCTTTTCAAACGGATCACGCGGTACACCCGTTTTCTGAAAGACTTTAAACCGTGTACCTGAGTCGCCATAACCCCAGGATGGCGTTTCTATGCTAAGCGCTTTCAGCTTTGTCTTTACCTGCTCCAGATCAATCCCCCGTTGTTGTTGCTGTTCCTCGAATAAGGCGTAGGCTTTGTCGCTCATCGTGGTTCCTCCTTGGAAAATAAAGTGAGTTACGGGAGGAGGCCGCTTCGCGTGCGGATTGTTCTTCCGATCGCTGTTGCAACGGGATTTTTTCATTTTATAACACCGAATAAGGTTAAAATCCCGTTGCAAAGGCGAACGCTGCGCTTCTCCAGAACAATTCCGCCCGCTCCGCTGCTGACCAGCCATAAAGTCACTTCTATTTTGAAGTGCTAGTGTGTATAAAAGACATCAGTGCGTAAATGAGTCATCATGACTTATTTACGTTTGTTTCAAGATCATTTCGCGATATTAAGAGACATACCGGCCTAAGCTTGAGCCGTACTCCACTGTTTACCTTGTAAAGGCTGCGGGAACACCGCCGTCGATGGTCAGCATACAGCCTGTCGTTTTTTCTGCCTTGGATGAAGCGAAAAAGGCTATGCCCTCCGCGATATCCTGCGGATAGATATTGACCAGCAGCGTCGTCCGCTTGCGGTAATGCTCCTCCAACTGGTCTGGCTCAATACCGTAGGCGGCGGCGCGCTCGTTGCGCCAGTTGGAGTTCCAGATCGCCGAGCCTTGCAGAATCGCGTCCGGTAAAATCGTGTTCACACGGATGCCGTATTCGCCGCCTTCTGCAGCAATACAACGGGCCAGATGCGCCTCCAGCGCCTTGACCGAGCTGTAGGCCGTTACATTTTTACCTGCGTAGACCGAGTTTTTGGAGCCGACGAACACCATGCTGCCGCCAAGCGTCTGTTCCTTCATCAGCTTGAACGCTTCCCGTGCAACCAGAAAATAACCCGTGCCCAGCACGTTCACATTTAAATTCCATTCCTTTAGTGACGTTTCATCGAAGGGACTGGAGGTAGCGAGACCTGCATTGTTGACGATGATATCAACACCGCCGTAGTTCAGAGCCGTTTCAGCATAGGCAGCCTGAATCTGATCCTCCTGCGTCACATCCATTTTTACGGCGATGGCACGGTTTTCTCCGTAGCTGCTATTTATCTCTACGGCTACCTTTTGCGCACCTTCCAGATTCAGGTCTGCCAGTACGACATGTGCGCCTTCGTCCACCAAACGGCGCGCGGTTGCACTGCCGATTCCACCTGCTCCGCCCGTAATGAGTGCGATTTTACGTGAAAATTCAGCTTCTGCCGGTGCGAGTGACAGCTTATAAAGCTCCAGAGGCCAGTACTCCACGTTATACGATTCGTTTTCACTGAGCGACACAAACTGCCCTAACGCAGTTGCCCCCCGCATAACAGCGATAGCACGATGATACAAGGCACCGCTCACCTGCGCATTGCTCCAGCTTTTTCCTGTATTGATCATACCAACACCCGGAATCAAAATTACACGCGGTGCAGCCTCAAACCTAACATCTCCCTCATGACGATTGCGTTCAAAATAGGCCTGGTATTCCTCCTTGTAGGCTGCTATGCCTTCTGCAAGCTTGATCTTCAAGCCCTCTACGTCCTCCACATCCGGCGTCCAATCCACAAAAAGCGGCTTCATCTTGGTATGAACCAGATGATCCGGGCACGCTGCCCCGACCTGGGATAAAGCAGCAGCTTCCTGACCGTTCACAAACTCCAGCACGTCCTCCGCATCATCAAAGGTGAGGATCATCTTTTTCTCATCACTGACCGCCCCCCGGACGGCTGGCATGACCTGAGACGCAATGCTGCGGCGCTCCTCTGAAGTAAGCGCTTTATAAATTGCGCCGCCAAACGGCTGTTTTGCCTCTTGACGTGCTTTGATATAGCTTTCTGCTTCCTGAATGATTTCGATCGTTTTCGCATACGCCGCTTCGGACGTATCTCCCCACGTCACCAGGCCGTGCTTTTCCATCAATACCAATTCGGCTTGAGGATGATCCAGTACACCTTGAGCAATCATTTTGGACAGCTTAAAGCCAGGTCGGATATAAGGCACCCATACAAAGCGTTCACCGAAAATTTCCTTTGCGATTTCCTTGCCGTTGTGCGCACAACACAAGCTGATAATCGCGTCCGGATGTGTATGATCTACATGTCTAAAAGGCAAAAAAGCATGCAATAGCGTCTCAATCGAGGCACGCGGATGCTTGGCATCAATCATACAATTCGCCAGATAAGCAACCATATCCTCGTCAGACATATCTTCCCGCTCAAACAAAGGACGGATATCCTCCATACGAAGCCCTGTGAAGTTATGCGCTTTCATTGTTGCGAGATCGGAACCGCTGCCCTTGACATACATCACTTCCACCTCACGTCCGCGGAAATCCTGTATCGTTGTTTTGGCCGAAGTATTGCCGCCTCCCCAGTTGCACACGCTTCTATCCGTACCGATAAGGTTAGAACGGTATACGAGCTGTTCCAGCGTATTTTTTTGCTCAGATGCTTGTGAAGAATTCCACAGACTTTGTACCATAGGAAAAAGACCTCCAAGTTCTGTTTAGTTTTGAATTGCTTTATTATAGTGTTTATTTTTGCTTACGGAGACTATAACACTTTTGTTTCAATTTGAAAATATGAAATACAAAAATAATCAAAAATAAATTTAATTTTTACTAACTGCAAAACAAGTATATTAGCTTAAAATATAATAAGGCCGTGCCGGGTCAGGTCATAAGAACCTTTTCCAGTACAGCCTTTGGGCAGGTAAATCACTTCTTTGCCAAGCATATTGCTACGAATTGATTACGCTTTGTTTCGAAGCAAGGAGGCTCAGGGCATATCAAGTCGTTTTTTAACGACTGCTGGTACACCTGCAGCCATGGTAAATTCGGGTATATCCTCTTTAACAAAGGCTCCACCACCGATCATAGACCAACAACCGATGCGGCGCTTCTCCCGTACCGAGGCACCAATGCCTATATAGGCCCCCTCATCTATGGTTACATTGCCTGCCAGATTCACACCGGGGGCTATAGTTGCATAATCGCCAATAACCGCATCATGACTCACGTTAACACTCCGATTGATAATTACATGCTGTCCGATCTTAATATTGTCCGACAGGACAGCCCCCTCAAAGATCATGCTTCCCTCTCCAATGGTGTTTCTTCGAGACAAACGAACACGTGGATGTATTAGCGGGGCTGCGATACGAAATCCCGATTGAATTGTATGATGAGCAAATCGCTTCTTTAATGCCGGGTCCCCCACCCCGGCACATATTAGCTCTACCTCATATTTTAACGCTTCAATGTCAGCCAATGTTCCCAGCACAGGAACGCCATTTACGATCTGCCCTTTCGTCTCAGGCCGTTCGTCTAAAAAACCTGTCACTTGAACTCCCAGCTCTTCACATAACCAGTTGATTTCCCTTGCATGTCCGCCCGATCCCCAAATCACGATTTTCCTCATCCGGTTGTCTCTTTTTCCAGGCTTCCGAGAACGTTCACAATTCTTCGAACAATAATCTGGTCCAGCTCCTCCCACAAGGGCAGGCTGACAATATGTTTGGTAATGTGTTCGGTAACATGAAGAGTAGACCGGGTATAGCTTTGGAATTGCTTCTGCTGATGGCACGCCGGAGAAAAATAGGTTCTGGCTTCTATTGAATTAGAGGCTAATAACTTTACGACTTCTTGATTTGTGTGGGCATCTGGACTAAGAATAGGGATAAATTGATGAACAACTGATCCTTGCACTTTTTGTAAAGACCACCCTCGTTCTAATAAGTCTGCTTGGAGCAGTTCTTGAAGATAATATTCGTAGATCGTCCTTCTATTCTCACGTACAGCCTTGAAATGATCGAGAGTGGCTAAAGCGATAGCAGCGGTATACTCGGATATCTTACTGTTAAGACCTTGGGTGACAGACTCCCTGCTGCTAGAGAAACCGAAATTCCCCGCCTGACGAATTCGCTTAATGAGATCCTGGTCCAAACTGTATACTAATCCACCCTCTCCAATACCAAAAGATTTGGTGGCATGAAAGCTGAATACGACGGCTCCTCCAAAGTCTTTGCCAAAATGGGTGGCTTCCTCGGGAGTTATCGTTCCAAAGCTGGCAGCCGCATCAATGACTACCGGAATTCCCTGCTCCTGCAGCTTATTGTATATGGATAAATCAATAGCTGTACCGAAAGTGGCATAAGGAACGATTACCGCAATCTCATCGCCCAGTTGCTTGACTGCCTGCTCTAACTGCTCCCTATTCATTTGCCAATTCTCCGGTTCAATGTCAAGGAAGTAGGGTTCTAGCCCACACCACTCAGCAGCAAGTGGGGTGGCAGCAAAAGTAAAGCTAGGCATAACAGCATATTTGCCCTGTGGTCGCTTGCTTTGAGAAATCGCCAAAATCAAGCCAACGGTAGCGTTATGAACGGTCACAGCCGAACCGATTCCATCAAACATTTGCGCAATGACCCGCTCTTCAAACAGGTTATTTAAGGGACCATAATTGGAGTAAATCCGCGTCTCTTCTATTTTCTCAAAATTGGAACTAAATCGTTCCTTTTTTACTAAATTAGGTCGTAAAAAGGGAATGTCGAACATGAGCCAGCCTCCTTCGCATATGGGATGAGCAAGCTAGGATTCCAATGTTTTCAATATCATTTCAATTCGCTTGATATCTACAGCAAATTGTGGACGACCCTTTATACGTTCATGATAAGAATGAAGTGCAGTTCTAAACAAATCGTCAGTATCAAGAAACCCATCATCTCTTGAGGCAATCATAATATCTAACCATTCCGTGAATGCATTTTGACCAAGCGTCTGATTATTTTGGTTGGGATGTATTCGGAAATAGCTTAGTGCTTCAGGAATATAAACTGCTTTTCCTTTGGATAGTAAGTTCAACCAAGACGCTAAATCATTAAGAAGAGAATACTGTTTTCCTTTATAAACCCCAAACCGTTCGATAAGATCTGTTTTTTTGAAAAACACTGTCGTAGGCTCACCAATCACATTTAAACAATGAGTTAAGGCAACGTTTGCCAGCATTTTTCCGTCCATGATCCTTGTTTCCTCGTACAGCCTTTCCGTTGCATAGAGCGGTGGGAGAATAGCCCCTGATTCATCAATGGTTTGCCGATACGAGGTAACCAGCGTGATATTTTCAAAATTTTCAAAGAAATAGATCATCCTTGCTATTTTTTCTTTATGAAATATGTCATCATCCATCAAGTAATTGATATATTCACCTGACGCCAAATCAAAACATTTATGCCAATTTCCGAGGAAAAGATTTTTATCATTTTTATAATATTTAATTTTGGGAAAAGAATCTAAATAAGAATCTTCAAGCATTTCTTGTACTTCATTTGTTGTACTGTCATCACAGATAATGATTTCGATATTCGGGTAAGTTTGTTCCAATACACTGTCGATGGCGATTTTTAGTGTATGCGGGCGGTTATATGCAGGTATAACTACACTTACTAATGGGCATTCCACACTTACTCCACCTTTCTTTTATGCTTAGGTGTCTACGCCGGAGGTTTCAGCCGATTTACTCTGTTGGTTTCATATGGGCTGACCTGTTCCTCACATCCCCGAATACATACACATACATATATACTACTGGGAAATAAAATGATGCCAGGAAAATGGATGTTTTAATAAAATGCGTCTGAATCGGCACCTCCCTCTCGTTGGTGTTCGAAATTGGTAAAGGGGAATGATCATGTCATTGAATTTCACTCCGCTGCTGACAACTCATTTATTTGTATCGAAGAAGGTTTTAAAGGATGATGTTAAAGAATTGATAGATAGATTGGAAGAAAATCACATTACAATAAAACGGTATGAGGCTGATCAACCACTTATAGACATTAGCCTCCAAAAGCCTCGGGTTTACATCTCGCTCGGAGAAGAGTGGGGAGAATTTTCAGCACTAAAAGCGTTGCCTGGTCACGAAAAAAAACGCTGGTTGCACTTCCAATCACCAGACGAAATTCAACCTATGCATTTATTTTTCTGCTGGCTCAAGGCAACAGATCCCCTTCCGGAGAATAGAACGATTCCTCCAACACATTTTTCTTCAAACACACCTTTAATATCCGTCTTTACTGCCAGCTACAGATCAAAAGAAAAAATTCAACGACCTTATCAATCTTTATTGAAGCAGACCTACAAGAACTGGGAATGGGTAATCGTGGATGATTCCGGTGATGAAGATGAGACATACAAGGAGCATTTACTCCCTTTAGAGGATCACCGTGTGCGGAGATATCGCCAGGATTCACGTAATGGCTATATAGGGGCCATCAAAAGGTTTGCAGCAGGTCTATGTACAGGGGAAATTTTAGTAGAAGTCGATCATGATGATGAGCTAACTCCTGACTGCCTGGAGAAAATCGTCAAAGCATTTCAACAAAACCCTGACTGTGGCTTTGTTTATGGAGATTGTGCTGAGGTGTATGCAGGGAGCAATCATGCGCATTGGTATGGCTGGGATTGTGGCTTTGGTTACAGTGTTCATTATCGAGTCTGGCTGCATGAAATGAACAGATGGCAAAATGTACAAAAACATACGACTATTAATGGCAAAACCATTTGTCATTTGGTCGGTTTACCCAATCATCCCCGTGCGTGGACGAGAGACTGTTATCATCTGATTGGAGGCCATCGCAATGAACTACTGGTAGCAGATGATTACGATATGCTGGTTCGGACGTTTCTTTGTACCAAAATAGTAAACGTCCCTGATTTGATATATATCCAATATCGTAACGAACATGGAAATAACACTACATTCCTCAGAAATAAGCAGATTCAGGTTCTTGTAGGGGAACTATATAGATGCTATTTCCAAAGAATTCAAATGAGATTGAAAGAGCTCGAATTACCAGAGCTATTGCCTTATCGTCGTATTTGGGAGACTTCTACGAACGATCCTGCCCGGAAATCTGCTCACGTTATTCAAGAAGATACCTCAAGATTCTCGATATTATTCCCTATCCCCCATTCCTGCCCTGAAATAGAGCATACGCAATTAATTAAGACGCTCCAAAAGGGCATTGAAAACAACTTTAGGGAGATCGAAATTGTGGTTGTAGGTCGAATTCCATCAGAAATCGAAACCTATGCCTCCAAAGCTCCCAGGGGAGCCATACGATGGTGGCCAATGGAGCCAAATGATTCATTAGAAACTTGTATTCAATATGCAAAATTTATTGCGTCCTGCAAAGAGAAAGTGGTTGTGTTGCCCTAAATCTCAGGCAAGGCTGATTAAAACATTAGCCAACAGTTATTTTCCAATACTTTTGTCGAAGTCTCTCTGAATTATTTCCATGAGACTTCGATAAAGGTTTTTTCGTTACACCAGATCTGCAAACATGAACTTAAGACAAAAAAAGGACCCAAAAGTTATAAATAACTTTTGAGTCCTCTAAATATACCTTGACCTTAAACTGTTCCTTGGCCACCTTATGG
This DNA window, taken from Paenibacillus kribbensis, encodes the following:
- a CDS encoding glycosyltransferase family 2 protein, which gives rise to MECPLVSVVIPAYNRPHTLKIAIDSVLEQTYPNIEIIICDDSTTNEVQEMLEDSYLDSFPKIKYYKNDKNLFLGNWHKCFDLASGEYINYLMDDDIFHKEKIARMIYFFENFENITLVTSYRQTIDESGAILPPLYATERLYEETRIMDGKMLANVALTHCLNVIGEPTTVFFKKTDLIERFGVYKGKQYSLLNDLASWLNLLSKGKAVYIPEALSYFRIHPNQNNQTLGQNAFTEWLDIMIASRDDGFLDTDDLFRTALHSYHERIKGRPQFAVDIKRIEMILKTLES
- a CDS encoding bifunctional aldolase/short-chain dehydrogenase, producing MVQSLWNSSQASEQKNTLEQLVYRSNLIGTDRSVCNWGGGNTSAKTTIQDFRGREVEVMYVKGSGSDLATMKAHNFTGLRMEDIRPLFEREDMSDEDMVAYLANCMIDAKHPRASIETLLHAFLPFRHVDHTHPDAIISLCCAHNGKEIAKEIFGERFVWVPYIRPGFKLSKMIAQGVLDHPQAELVLMEKHGLVTWGDTSEAAYAKTIEIIQEAESYIKARQEAKQPFGGAIYKALTSEERRSIASQVMPAVRGAVSDEKKMILTFDDAEDVLEFVNGQEAAALSQVGAACPDHLVHTKMKPLFVDWTPDVEDVEGLKIKLAEGIAAYKEEYQAYFERNRHEGDVRFEAAPRVILIPGVGMINTGKSWSNAQVSGALYHRAIAVMRGATALGQFVSLSENESYNVEYWPLELYKLSLAPAEAEFSRKIALITGGAGGIGSATARRLVDEGAHVVLADLNLEGAQKVAVEINSSYGENRAIAVKMDVTQEDQIQAAYAETALNYGGVDIIVNNAGLATSSPFDETSLKEWNLNVNVLGTGYFLVAREAFKLMKEQTLGGSMVFVGSKNSVYAGKNVTAYSSVKALEAHLARCIAAEGGEYGIRVNTILPDAILQGSAIWNSNWRNERAAAYGIEPDQLEEHYRKRTTLLVNIYPQDIAEGIAFFASSKAEKTTGCMLTIDGGVPAAFTR
- a CDS encoding DegT/DnrJ/EryC1/StrS family aminotransferase codes for the protein MFDIPFLRPNLVKKERFSSNFEKIEETRIYSNYGPLNNLFEERVIAQMFDGIGSAVTVHNATVGLILAISQSKRPQGKYAVMPSFTFAATPLAAEWCGLEPYFLDIEPENWQMNREQLEQAVKQLGDEIAVIVPYATFGTAIDLSIYNKLQEQGIPVVIDAAASFGTITPEEATHFGKDFGGAVVFSFHATKSFGIGEGGLVYSLDQDLIKRIRQAGNFGFSSSRESVTQGLNSKISEYTAAIALATLDHFKAVRENRRTIYEYYLQELLQADLLERGWSLQKVQGSVVHQFIPILSPDAHTNQEVVKLLASNSIEARTYFSPACHQQKQFQSYTRSTLHVTEHITKHIVSLPLWEELDQIIVRRIVNVLGSLEKETTG
- the rhaI gene encoding L-rhamnose isomerase, with the translated sequence MSDKAYALFEEQQQQRGIDLEQVKTKLKALSIETPSWGYGDSGTRFKVFQKTGVPRDPFEKLEDAAQVHAVTGLCPSVAIHIPWDKVDHYGKFRSHAENLGLRIGAVNPNLFQDEDYMLGSVTNVDPAIRRKATNHLLECVDIAKETGSTDLSLWFADGTNYPGQGDIRKRKNWMLEALGEMYKALTPDMRMLIEYKAFEPAFYHTDIADWGMAYHYATKLGPQAQVLVDTGHHLPGANVEHIVAFLMDEKRLGGFHFNSYKYADDDLIVGSANPYELFLIFYQILNAAQDVDADIRHTVDKIAYMIDQSHNIEPKIPAMIRSVLNVQTQYAKALLINHAEVEAAANRQDVLGAEDAVRQAFEFDVAPLLKAIREEQGLPADPMKAYLASDYGKQILQRGKGGASW
- a CDS encoding acetyltransferase translates to MRKIVIWGSGGHAREINWLCEELGVQVTGFLDERPETKGQIVNGVPVLGTLADIEALKYEVELICAGVGDPALKKRFAHHTIQSGFRIAAPLIHPRVRLSRRNTIGEGSMIFEGAVLSDNIKIGQHVIINRSVNVSHDAVIGDYATIAPGVNLAGNVTIDEGAYIGIGASVREKRRIGCWSMIGGGAFVKEDIPEFTMAAGVPAVVKKRLDMP
- a CDS encoding glycosyltransferase → MSLNFTPLLTTHLFVSKKVLKDDVKELIDRLEENHITIKRYEADQPLIDISLQKPRVYISLGEEWGEFSALKALPGHEKKRWLHFQSPDEIQPMHLFFCWLKATDPLPENRTIPPTHFSSNTPLISVFTASYRSKEKIQRPYQSLLKQTYKNWEWVIVDDSGDEDETYKEHLLPLEDHRVRRYRQDSRNGYIGAIKRFAAGLCTGEILVEVDHDDELTPDCLEKIVKAFQQNPDCGFVYGDCAEVYAGSNHAHWYGWDCGFGYSVHYRVWLHEMNRWQNVQKHTTINGKTICHLVGLPNHPRAWTRDCYHLIGGHRNELLVADDYDMLVRTFLCTKIVNVPDLIYIQYRNEHGNNTTFLRNKQIQVLVGELYRCYFQRIQMRLKELELPELLPYRRIWETSTNDPARKSAHVIQEDTSRFSILFPIPHSCPEIEHTQLIKTLQKGIENNFREIEIVVVGRIPSEIETYASKAPRGAIRWWPMEPNDSLETCIQYAKFIASCKEKVVVLP